A stretch of Longimicrobium sp. DNA encodes these proteins:
- the moaD gene encoding molybdopterin converting factor subunit 1 codes for MIVRTLFFATYRDLAGTDELAVELPAGARVADLVRQLRAGGTALASLPESPVVAVNMDYAPAATALNDGDEVAFIPPVAGG; via the coding sequence ATGATCGTTCGCACCCTCTTCTTCGCCACGTACCGCGACCTCGCCGGGACGGACGAGCTCGCGGTCGAGCTGCCGGCGGGGGCGCGCGTCGCGGACCTGGTGCGGCAGCTGCGCGCGGGGGGCACCGCGCTCGCTTCGCTCCCCGAATCACCCGTGGTGGCCGTGAACATGGACTACGCACCCGCCGCCACCGCGCTCAATGACGGCGACGAGGTGGCGTTCATTCCGCCTGTAGCGGGGGGCTGA